A region of the Bacteroidota bacterium genome:
GCTCCAGTAGCAGATGATATTTATTATATCGTTCCTGACAAATGTACCGAATGCCAGGGTTTCCACGAAGAACCGCAATGCGCGGCTGTTTGCCCGGTTGATTGTTGCCTTCCTGACCCTGATCATGTTGAATCTGAAGAACAATTGTTGGCAAAAAAAGCAAAAATGCATATTTGATTGCCCAAATATTATAGTGTATTGCGCCATTCATTCGAGTGGCGCTTTTTTTTTGCAGGTATGTAGAATTGTGCACAAATCAGATACTTCTGAATTCACCTTTT
Encoded here:
- a CDS encoding 4Fe-4S dicluster domain-containing protein, with translation MAIHITSDCINCGACEPECPNNAIYEGGVEWAFADGTTVKGAVTMLDGTTMDADQKNAPVADDIYYIVPDKCTECQGFHEEPQCAAVCPVDCCLPDPDHVESEEQLLAKKAKMHI